The following DNA comes from Chelmon rostratus isolate fCheRos1 chromosome 20, fCheRos1.pri, whole genome shotgun sequence.
cttctcctccgcGCACACGCTGCTTTGTTAATCTGCCGTGCGCTTttacgcacgcacgcacagggGCGCAAACTAACAATCCCTCCCAATTATAAGAAAACCAAGCACGTGTCAACCAAAGCTCCAGTGCTGTTACCTCTATGCACATTCTATATACAGCGGCTGCCTGCAACACGTGATGCGCTCAGCGCTCTCTGCAGAACAGAGGAAGGGCGTGGCACGGGTTGAACGGGAGGGGGCGGGATGCAGCCCGCGCAGTGGCCGCCTTTACTGGGGACGACAGTGAGAAACCTTGCCCTATGGtgaatgaaacaaagaacaaaaacgtCATCCATCCAGGTGGGCTGTGGATAACTAACCAAACTGCCTCAGTAGCATCGCCAGCTAGAACTGAAGCCACAGCCGTCTGCCACTTCCCCTGACCTCCACCGCTGCTGCTCCCTTTGACACCAGACAGATCCAGTGAGGAGCAAAGCTGACCCAGGCCGCCTCTCTCTTCCCACCTGGGTCTGCTTGGTCAGACGTCGCTGGGGGTCCGTGCACGCTGGGCCACGCTGGCCGGCACGCAGCCGCAGCACACCAGCCACAGTGCCTTCTGGATCTCCTGGTTCCTGAAGGCGTAGATGACCGGGTTGATGACAGAGTTGTAGGTGGCAGGCACCAGGGTCGCGTAGGTGTAGAGTGGAGGGTAGGTGTAGTCGGCAATGAGAGAGTAGACAGTGAATGGCATCCAGCAGGCAGCAAAGGTACCCAGGATGATGGCCAGCGTGGACACGCCCTTCCGCGTTGTGACGTAGTGGGGCGTGGCAGCCAGGAAGTGGTGCTGGAGGGCGATCTGGTGAGCGTGGCGCATCACAATCTTGCAGATCTGGACATAGAGTTGCAGCATGAGACcgaagagcagcaggaaggagaCGGACAGCACGGCGATGTTGTTCTTTGTGAGTGGCCGCACCACGCTGCATGTAGCCGCCTCTGCCAGGCAGTTGACACCTGTGACCGGCAGCAGGCccagacacagggagagaccCCACAGCAGCACCAGCATGGTGTAGGTGAAGGCTGCTGTCCGCTCTGAGTTGTAGGTGAGGGCATAGTACAGCGACAGGTAGCGGTCAATGGTGATGGCCAGCAGGCTGAAGacggaggcagagaaggaggccACCACCAGGCCCACAGTCAGCAACTGGGCCGAGTCGGAACGAAGCAAGTAGGCACAGGTGAAGTGAAGCACCAGGCCCAGGCCGGCCAGCAGGTCGGCCAGCGCCAGGCTGCCAATCAGCAGGAACATAGGAGCTCTGAGCGACGGGTTCTGCCAGATCACCAGCACCACCAGGGCGTTCTCACAGGCTATCAGAGTCCCCGATGAGCACAGCACAATGTCCCAGGGGTTGACAAGCAGCGGCAGCTGGCTGGGTGGGAGGGAGTCCGGTGGGAACGTCCCCAGGCTGGTGCTGTTGTCCATCGGTCCCCCGCCTCCACTGGCCCATGCTGTGGGGTCAGGGGTCAACCAGCTGGGGGTGACCGCTGGCTCTTCACTCATTGTGGCCCCCGTCTGAAATTAACAAACACATCGTTACTGATCTCTGAGTTAAACATTAGATACACAGAGACAGTTTGTAACAACACAAAG
Coding sequences within:
- the gpr12 gene encoding G-protein coupled receptor 12; the protein is MSEEPAVTPSWLTPDPTAWASGGGGPMDNSTSLGTFPPDSLPPSQLPLLVNPWDIVLCSSGTLIACENALVVLVIWQNPSLRAPMFLLIGSLALADLLAGLGLVLHFTCAYLLRSDSAQLLTVGLVVASFSASVFSLLAITIDRYLSLYYALTYNSERTAAFTYTMLVLLWGLSLCLGLLPVTGVNCLAEAATCSVVRPLTKNNIAVLSVSFLLLFGLMLQLYVQICKIVMRHAHQIALQHHFLAATPHYVTTRKGVSTLAIILGTFAACWMPFTVYSLIADYTYPPLYTYATLVPATYNSVINPVIYAFRNQEIQKALWLVCCGCVPASVAQRARTPSDV